TTGCCATCCTCAAACCCTCTAGTAAAACCTGAAATTTCCCAAAAGATTAGAggtttcttgaaaattttcttttcttgaaacAAACATTTATGACTTTGAAACACAGTTCATACCCTATATGTAAGAGTCATTTTCCTTGTCTGTGCCCATGTTAGACGCTCCTTCCCTCCATTGTTCGACTCATATATCGCCTTTTGCTCTGCCTGCAATGATTTTGAGAACCATGaagtgagaaaaaaaaaattcaattctcGGATGATAAATTTGTTAAGTAGTCTTGAATTGTCATGCTAGAATGATTTACCTTAACTGCTTCTAGAAGCTTGGGGTCATCATGGAGGAATTTGAGAATCCATGTTATAAAACTGGCTGTAGTGTCCTGTGCAGCAAAAAGTATCCCAATGACGTTATCAGCAATTTGATCTTCAGTCAAAGTTTCCCCCTTTTCATCTTTGAAGTTCAACAGATGGCCCAAAAGATCCTTTTCTACCAGCCTTTTCTCCTTTCTCTCACGAATTATTTCACTTAGAATCTGATTCAGCCTTTTCCTTGCCTTTGAATAaggggaaaaaaacaaaaaagttaaTAAATCAGACTTGCATCCATGTgatcacatacatacatacatacatacatacatacatacatacatacatacatacatacatacatgaaCATATGTTTCTATGATAAGGAGAAATGACATGTTCTTACCTGGAGTGCTTTGTGATGTGCACTCCCAGGAATTTTTGTAGGAAAAGAGTTGTAACCTTTATCCACTATCCTGTAGTTCTCCTCCAACTTCTCCTTGTAGCCTCCATCTAAGTGACCAAATATGGAAAGAATGCCGACGTCGAAAGAGAACTGTAGAGAGTCAAGGAAATCCACATGTTAGAAAATCATGATCCAACACCTAAGTGGAATTCACATGACATTGAAACATGTCAAAAAGCCAGcttcaataaaaagaaaaacaaaattctaaaGGGATTCCAATGTAGGAAAAGTGAAGAGTACTATAGGACAACAAAACCAGACAAGTCCTCCATTAAGTAATTTAGGTAAGTCAAAGGAGAGAAAGAAAACCCTttaaacacattagaaacatgTTTAAAGATGTGGTCTAATCAAATCTTGTCTTTTAAACACATACATgtgcatatatttatatacctTCTTCATCTCATAAAAGGTGTTTATAACTTGTCCAGAGGCAGCCCATGAGTCCAAGGCAGAAAGAGCTATGTGTTCAATATCAGGAATTAGCTTCCTGATGGTATCAGGTGCTAGTGAGTATTGAACCAACTTCCTTAGCCGAGTGTGGTATTCACCCTGGTGAAAGAAGAGCGCCCAAGGGCCAATCATCATCTCCTTGCTTTTGGGGTAAGTTGGTTTGAACAAGTGAGCATGAGTCACCAGCACGAACCTCGCGGCTTCAGGGCTAGCCAACATGACACAAGGACAACCGAGTATTTGCGTTTTGAATATTTCTCCGTATCTGAACATCACAAAGGAAACAAACAATGGCAGCACCATCCAAGTTCAGTATACTAGACAAAGGGAAATTGAACAGCAACAATAACAACAAGAATGCCAGGTAAGAAACAGCAATAACCTTTTCTGTTTTGTAAGAAAGAAGATATTTGGGTCTTGAGAGTAAAGTTGAAGAGTTTCTCCAATATATGGCCAACCCATTGAACCTGGTGGAAGCTTATACCTTTCTATAGGAAACCCTCTTTTTTGCTTCCTAAGAAATGGATATGAAagaagagttgagagaaagagaatcacgtatagtataataaaaacaatagttTCCAttgcaaaaaaagaaataatgtaGTCTCTCCCCCCCTCTATTTCTCTCCCCTTGTCTTATCCTTTCCTTAATTTCTCTCTTTAGCCaatgagaatttgatgttgcagCTAGAAATAGGttataggaaaataaaaatcgaaGGCTTAGTGAAAATGGTGCACAATGCTTTTGGCTTTGAGGTTGAGAAGGTGAGGGGGTTTGGGGGTTTATATAGAGTTGGCATATATGTATGGCTAAAGTTTGGTAGGGACAAATTAATTACCTGTGGTTGCTCTATATAACTAG
The nucleotide sequence above comes from Gossypium raimondii isolate GPD5lz chromosome 13, ASM2569854v1, whole genome shotgun sequence. Encoded proteins:
- the LOC105783663 gene encoding abscisic acid 8'-hydroxylase 4 isoform X2 → METIVFIILYVILFLSTLLSYPFLRKQKRGFPIERYKLPPGSMGWPYIGETLQLYSQDPNIFFLTKQKRYGEIFKTQILGCPCVMLASPEAARFVLVTHAHLFKPTYPKSKEMMIGPWALFFHQGEYHTRLRKLVQYSLAPDTIRKLIPDIEHIALSALDSWAASGQVINTFYEMKKFSFDVGILSIFGHLDGGYKEKLEENYRIVDKGYNSFPTKIPGSAHHKALQARKRLNQILSEIIRERKEKRLVEKDLLGHLLNFKDEKGETLTEDQIADNVIGILFAAQDTTASFITWILKFLHDDPKLLEAVKAEQKAIYESNNGGKERLTWAQTRKMTLTYRVLLEGLRMASIISFTFREAVVDVEYKGYLIPKGWKVMPLFRNIHHNPEFFSDPHDFDPSRFEVAPKPNTFMPFGNGVHACPGNELAKLEALILIHHLVTKFRWEVVGSESGIQYGPFPVPQQGLPARFWKQSSCPS
- the LOC105783663 gene encoding abscisic acid 8'-hydroxylase 4 isoform X1, with the protein product METIVFIILYVILFLSTLLSYPFLRKQKRGFPIERYKLPPGSMGWPYIGETLQLYSQDPNIFFLTKQKRYGEIFKTQILGCPCVMLASPEAARFVLVTHAHLFKPTYPKSKEMMIGPWALFFHQGEYHTRLRKLVQYSLAPDTIRKLIPDIEHIALSALDSWAASGQVINTFYEMKKFSFDVGILSIFGHLDGGYKEKLEENYRIVDKGYNSFPTKIPGSAHHKALQARKRLNQILSEIIRERKEKRLVEKDLLGHLLNFKDEKGETLTEDQIADNVIGILFAAQDTTASFITWILKFLHDDPKLLEAVKAEQKAIYESNNGGKERLTWAQTRKMTLTYRVLLEGLRMASIISFTFREAVVDVEYKGYLIPKGWKVMPLFRNIHHNPEFFSDPHDFDPSRFEQVAPKPNTFMPFGNGVHACPGNELAKLEALILIHHLVTKFRWEVVGSESGIQYGPFPVPQQGLPARFWKQSSCPS